The genomic region TATAGCGATAACGGAAAGTGCACGGAAGGCACAGGAAAGATACCTATCATCACCCGACGTGCCAGAAAAGCTACAAGGGCTTATAGAGAGGTATATCGAAAAGAAGACGGGCAAGAAATGGGATGACCCGCAGGTATTGGACAGGATGAGGAGGGCCGTGGCATCCCAGAAGGCGGAATACTGGAAAGAAGGGCCAAAGCGAAAGATATCATATGAAAAAGGATATAGCGTCTTAGGCTACCTCGCCTACCAGTTTCCCGTCTACTTCGTTGAATGGGAGCATATTTTTTATGGGCTGGCGCTCGACGGCTTGCTTAAAGACCGGATGAAGGTGCTGGACGCGGGGTCAGGCCCAGGAACGGTAACGCTTGCATTGGCAGACTTTTATCATAGGGCGAGGTGTGGCGAGGCTCTGGCCTATTCCCTGGAGAAATACGACGAGAACGTCGAGGCGTTCTCGTGGCTGGTGCCCCCATACGCCGAGGGGAGCGGCGTCAGGGTGGAGAGGCCAATTAAGATGGATTTATTGCAGCTGAAAGCCGAAGAGCTTCCCGATAATATAGATCTTATCGTATTCTCTAACGTGCTAAACGAGCTGAAAGCCAGCCAGGAAAGAAAGGCCGAAATTGTAAAAATGATGGCCGACAGGATGGCGAAGGATGGAAGCATAGCCATAGTCGAGCCGGCAGATAAGGCGAACTCGATGGAGATGCGGGAGCTTGTGGTAGCTCTAATGGGCAAAGGCCTCGGCGTCTACAGCCCATGCTCCTTCATATGGGGCGCCCGATGCCACCCCGTATCGTGCTGGACATTCGAGGAAAAGGAGGATATAAAGCCGCCGAGGCTCATGCAAAAGCTGGCGGAGGAAGAGCCTTTCAGGTACATGAACACGGACATCAAGTACTCATACGCCGTGCTCCGCAAGGATGGCCTGTCAAGGGAGAACTACCGGGTCCCCGAGAAGGCCGGGTTTGCCCGCCTCTCCAGGATTGGCGCACGTCTAAAGAAGCGCGTCAGCGTGGTTGCTGCGGTAATGTCAGGCGACCTTGGCGATAAAAAGGACCACGTCTTTAAGGTCTGCGACGGCACAGCAGTCAAGCCCGTCTACGCCATCCTGCCCCATTATCACGTAAGCCCTGCGAACGAGCC from Methanocella conradii HZ254 harbors:
- a CDS encoding small ribosomal subunit Rsm22 family protein, giving the protein MSKREVISAVKYVSRMKQEFMLSEIADYVSGGATVDSIYDIVAPLAFDLGVKLEPANGDCKAVRMAPPKPIAITESARKAQERYLSSPDVPEKLQGLIERYIEKKTGKKWDDPQVLDRMRRAVASQKAEYWKEGPKRKISYEKGYSVLGYLAYQFPVYFVEWEHIFYGLALDGLLKDRMKVLDAGSGPGTVTLALADFYHRARCGEALAYSLEKYDENVEAFSWLVPPYAEGSGVRVERPIKMDLLQLKAEELPDNIDLIVFSNVLNELKASQERKAEIVKMMADRMAKDGSIAIVEPADKANSMEMRELVVALMGKGLGVYSPCSFIWGARCHPVSCWTFEEKEDIKPPRLMQKLAEEEPFRYMNTDIKYSYAVLRKDGLSRENYRVPEKAGFARLSRIGARLKKRVSVVAAVMSGDLGDKKDHVFKVCDGTAVKPVYAILPHYHVSPANEPLLRAKYGQVVEMHGVLARYNEEYDAYNLLVTRNTVVKPVKT